GCCAGTCCCTCCACCTTTCTCGATAAGAACGTTTATCTATGAAGTTGTTAGCCCCACTATACAGCAATTCTCAAACGATTGGCAACCTGTTGTCGGAAAATTTTGTCGATAAGTCGGACGTACGACCTGTCTCTATTTTATTGCTAGCTTTTTCCAATTCAGCTACTTTAGACATATGTTCCATGAATCAAACATTTGTCCGGAGGGCTGTCTATGTTACCAAACAAACTGACCGACCGCGAACGTCAGGTCTATGAACAGATTGCAAATAACCCGTATATTTCCCAACACGACCTCTCCCAAATCCTCGCCTTGTCCCGGTCCACCGTCGCCAACGTCATCTCCCAGCTTGTACAGAAAAACATTCTGCTCGGCCGCGCCTATGTCCTGAATCATTCCCGTCCTGTCCTCTGCATCGGTGCCGCCAACGTCGACCGCAAGTATCACTGCCTGGAGCGCTTCGACTATAAGACATCGAATCCGGTGCGGTCGACCGCAAGCGCCGGCGGCGTCGCCAGAAACATCGCAGAAAACCTCGGGCGCCTCGGAAACCGGCCGACACTCATCACTGCTGCCGGCAGAGATGCCGACTGGGAAATCATCGCCCGCGCCTCTGCCGAGTATATCATAATGGACGGCGTCCTCCATCTGCCGGACCGGAACACAGGCACGTACACCGCTGTCCTCGACGAGCATGGAGAAATGACGATGGCCTTCGCCGATATGGCTATTTACGACGCTGTTCTTCCGGAGGAGATCCGTCGTCACGAGAAGAAATGGAAGCAGGCCGAATGCGTCATCGCCGATTTGAACTGCCCGCAGGAGACGCTCGCCTTCCTGCTTAAGGAAGCAGCCGCCGACCACACGCCGGTCGCCTTCATCACCGTCTCGATACTGAAAATGAAGCGGCTGCCCTCGGATATCAGCGGCCTGACGTGGCTGATGACGAACGTCGAAGAAAGCGCCGCACACTTCGACATTCCCATTCAAAACGAAGCCCAGTGGAAAGACGCCGTTGAACACTGGCTCGCCTGCGGTGTCCGCTATGTCACGGTGACGTGGGGCAAGCGGGGTGTCATGGTCGGGGAAAGCGGCGGCAGCATCCGCCACTATCCCGCCCCTGCCCTCGACACGACCGTAGACGTCACCGGCGCCGGAGATGCATTCTCCGCTGCTGTGCTGCACGCCTGGCTCGACGGCAGTCCACTGTCCGAAGCCGTCCATGCCGGACTGAAGAGCGCCGCCCTCTGCGTCCAGACGACAGCGACCGTCCATTCCGATTTGACGACCCATCTATTAAAAAAACAGGAGGAGTTCCTATGAATCTCAATCCCTATCTCTCCCTATCACAAGAAGTGAACGAAGCTTTGGAAACAGGAAAGCCTGTCGTCGCCCTCGAATCCACCATCATCTCCCACGGTATGCCGTATCCTGAAAACATCGAAACGGCGAAGGAAGTCGAGCGGATCATCCGGGATAACGGAGCCGTCCCGGCGACGATCGCCATCCTTGACGGCCGGATCAAAATCGGACTGACAGCGGAAGAATTGACAGCGCTCGCCTCAAGGGATGATATCACCAAAGCTTCCCGTAAAGACCTCCCGTATCTGCTTGCGACCGGCCGCTCCGGTGCGACGACGGTAGCCGCAACGATGATTTGTGCCGACCTCGCCGGCATCCGCCTGTTCGTGACCGGCGGCATCGGCGGCGTCCACCGCGGGGCCGAAACGACGATGGACATATCGGCAGACCTGGAGGAGCTCGCCAGGACGAACGTCGCAGTCATCTGTGCCGGTGCGAAATCGATCCTCGACCTCGGCCTGACCCTCGAGTATCTGGAAACGAAAGGAGTACCAGTGATGGGGTATCAGACCGACTCCCTTCCTGCCTTCTTCACGCGCACATCCGAGTTTGCCGTCCATTTCCGCGTCGATGACGCAGAGGAAATCGGGCGCATCCTTCATACGAAATGGGAGCTCGGTCTTCAAGGAGGAGCCGTCATCGCCAACCCGATCCCTTCCGGTCACGCCCTTGATGCGTCCTACGTGACGGGCGTTATCGAAGCGGCGCTCGTTGAAGCGAAGCAGCAGAGCATCACAGGCAAGGACGTCACACCGTTCCTGCTGGATCACGTCAACCGCGCCACCGAAGGCAGAAGCCTCGCCGCTAACATCGAACTTATCAAAGCGAATGCCGGACTCGGAGCCGCTGCAGCCGTCGCTTTTTATGAACAAAAGAAAAAAGCCTATCAGCGATAGGCTTGTCCAGGAAGAAGCTTTGTTTCCATCCGCCGGCGGGAAAAGGGGGTACCTTTCCCCTTCTCCGACCCGATCGGCGACTGCTTTTGGAAAACGATATGCTTCTTATTTTTTCTTCTTTCTATACACCCCTAACTAAAGATCAGTTCCTTTTTTGCCAGACCAAGCGCCTCATCTGTCGTACGGTGGATATCCTGGATCATCCGCGGGTGATCGACGAGCGATACGCCGTAGGATGGAATCATCTTGGCGAGCTTCGGCTTCCATTGATCGATATGGTCAGGGAAGCAGCGGTTCAGCACATCGATCATGACGTGCACGGCTGTCGACGCCCCCGGGGATGCCCCGAGCAAAGCCGCAATCGAACCGTCCGCACTGTTCACGACTTCCGTCCCGAACTGGAGCGTTCCTTTGCCGCCTTCCTTCGTATCCTTGATTACCTGGACACGCTGGCCGGCAACGACGAGGTCCCAGTCGGAGCTCTTCGCATTCGGGATGAACTCCCGTAAAGCATCCATCCGCTGCTCCTTCGACAGGAGTACCTGCTGAATCAAATACTTCGTCAGCGCCATTTCCTTCATTCCCGCTGCAAGCATCGTCAAAATGTTGCCCGGTTTGATCGATGTGAACAAATCCATCAATGAACCTGTCTTCAGGAACTTCGGCGAGAACCCTGCGAACGGACCGAACAACAGCGTCTTCTGATCGCCGATATAGCGGGTATCCAAGTGCGGCACCGACATCGGCGGTGCACCTACAGGAGCTTTGCCGTACACCTTCGCTTCATGCTGTTCGACAATCTCCGGATTCTTGCAGACAAGGAACTGCCCCCCGACAGGGAAACCACCGATTCCTTTGCCTTCCGGGATGCCGGACTTCTGCAGAAGATGGAGACTTCCACCACCCGCACCGAGGAATACGAAATCCGCCTTCCGGGTTTCCAGCTTATCGTTCTTATCATCGTACATCTTCAATTCCCAGCGGCCGTCGTTCGTCCGATATAAATCCTTGACGTGGTGATGATGCTGCACTTCCACCCCTTTGGCCTCCAGATTCTGAAACAGCTTCCTTGTCAAGGAACCGAAGTTGACGTCGGTACCGCTATCCATCTTCGTCGCCGCGACCGGTCCGTGAGTATGGCGGTCGTTCATGATGAGCGGAATCCACTCTTTCAACTGCTCTGGATCTTCCGAATACTCCATCCCTTTGAAAAGAGGATTTTGTGACATCGCATCATAGCGCTTCTTCAGGAAGTCGACATTCTCTCCTCCGAAGACGAGACTCATGTGGGGCAGTGGCCGGATGAACTGTTCCGGGTCCTTCAACTGGCCGGTCTTCACCAAATGAGACCAGAACTGTTTGGACACCTGAAACTGTTCATTGATCGAGACAGCCTTCGTCATATCGATCGAACCATCCGCCTTTTCCTTCGTGTAATTCAACTCACACAAAGCCGCATGGCCAGTCCCTGCATTATTCCATTCATTCGAGCTTTCTTCTCCGGGCGTTCCGAGCTTCTCAAAAACGGTAATGTTCCAATTTGGGGCTAATTCTTTCAAGAGTGAACCGAGGGTCGCACTCATAATGCCAGCACCTATCAAGATCACGTCTGTTTTCGTTTCTCTGCTGCTCATATTAACCATCCTTATATCATGAAATTTGCAGAAAAGATGCCGAGGTCACAAAATCGCACCTCTCCTGTCATTTAATGACCCTGTCTCTATGATACCGCTTTATACACCGAAAAGTCACTATTATCTAACAATTATATACAATTTTTCATATCGGAAAACGGCAGGAAAGGCGTCTGTCCGCACATGACCAAGGAAAAATACGTTCTCCGATATAGTAAGAAAAGAAAGCATGTCCCGTGCATGCAAAAAACACATGGGACGAAAATTGGAATCGTGCTACCATTTCCCATAGAAAGGGTGCTATGTATCTTCCTGAAACCATGACAAAATAGGTTCCGGATCTCCTCACATTTTTACTTTTGTATCAGAAGAAAGGATGCTCGCCGTGAAGGGCGGAGGGAAATGGGCAGACTCCGACGGGATTAGCGGAAGAGGTGAGACCCCGGAAGAGCGCAGCGATGAGGAGGCTCACCGGCCGCCCCGTGGAAAGCGTCCCATTTCCCGGAGCCCGTCCCTCTTACCTGAAAATATTTTTTTCAAAAAGCAGAAGAGAGGCGTAGATTACGCCTCTCCTGATTCCTTCTCCTTAAGCAGCTGCCGTCTCTTCCTGGCAACGGTCGAAGCGACGACGGCATAGCCCATCAAGAAGATGGCAAGCAGACTGTACGCCGCTCCTTCAAAACCTCGGATCATGACGAAGCCGACAAAAAACAGGATGGTGGCAGCCAGGGCCGCCAGCATCGTCGGCAGCATCTTCACCAGCAGCGGCAGATTCTTCTGCGCCAGCCAGTACGAGAGTATCACGACCAGCACCCCGGGAATCGTCGCAACGAGAAATGGTCCCCCAATCATCATCCTTTCCGCCTCCAATCCGATTAGATTAAGCTAATACTATCCAATATTAACCCGTTCAGCAAGGGGCATTCTCCCAATCTACAAGAAACGAAAAAAAACGCCGGAGTCTCCGACGTTTTTCGTCATTTTTCATAGTAGTAACAGGGACAGACCAGGGGCAAGGATCGACACGATGACGGCGCTCAGCACCATGGCGATCGTACTGATCGAGCCTTCCAGCGTATCGCGCTCCATCGCCGTCGCTGTTCCGATGGCGTGGGAGGCACTTCCCATCCCGACGCCGCGCCCGATCCGGTGCGTCAGGTTCGTATAGCGCATGACGAACGGATGGATCAGCACACCGCCGATGCCGGCGATCATGACGAAGACAGCGGCGAGCGGCATCGCACCGCCCGTCGATTCGGCAATGGACATCGCAACAGGCGTCGTCACGGATTTCGGGACGATCGAATGGATGATCAGGCTGCTGAATCCTGCCCACTTACTGAGGAGCAGACCTGACGTGATGCCGACGATGGCACCGATGAACGTACCTGTGACGATCGGGACGAGCATACGCTTCAGAATCTCCCTGTATTGATACAACGGATACGCAAGCGCCACGACGGCCGGCCCCAGCAGGTGATCGATCCATTTCCCGCCTGTCATATACGTTTCATACGGCAGGTGGAAGACGAGGAGGAACGCGATGATGATCACCGTGGAGACGATGATCGGCGCCGTGTACATCCGGTTGTGCTTCCGGTAAACGAAGGTCGCCGCCTTATAGGCAGCCACCGTGAGGACGACCATGAAGATTCCGATACCTATCTCCTTCATGCTTCCTCCCTCCTTCTGACCATCCGCTGGGTGACGACTCCGGAGAGCCCCATCACAAGCGCGGTGCTGAGAAGGGCGATCACGATCAGAAGCAGCCCTTTTCCTTTAAAGACGTAAGCGTAACTGATGATACCGACGGTCGCAGGGATGAAGAAGAACGGGAGGTTCGCGATCATGAAGCCCGTCCCTTTCCGGAACCACTTCTCCGGTACCGCCTTCAGCATCAATAATACGAATAACAGAAGCAGGCCGATGACGCTGCCGGGAATGAACAGGTGGAGCGCCGACTGGATCCACGTCCCGATCAGATAAATAAGATAGAGTCCGGCTATTTGTAAGAGAATCTTTGCTGCTTTTGACACAATGAATCCTTCTTTCCTTAATGAACTTCCAACCCCTAGTATAGTACGCTTCCCGTCTCAGGTCACCGTTTTTGCAGGTAGAAAAATGCCCCCGATGTTACGTAAGCGTCTTCTTTTGCCTGCCCATGCGCTTGAACTCATACATCTTCCGGTCGGCTGCCGTGTACAGTTCCTCTGTCGACATGCCCGGCTCATACGCTTGATAACCGTAGCTGAAACGAGTCTGGCGGAGAAGCGCCTCCTCCTGCCGCTTCAACTTCCGCTCGACTTCCGTGACCGCAGGCACGACGTTCCGGATCTCCTTCTCGACGACGACGATGAATTCATCCCCGCCGAGGCGGGCGCAAAGCCCTTTGTGCTGGAAGACCTTCTTCAACACACGGGCAAAGCCGACGAGAACCTGATCGCCCTCTCGGTGGCCGTATTTATCGTTGACTTCCTTGAAATGGTTGAGATCGATCAACAGTATGCCGAAGGGACGACGGATCTCGATCAGGTGATTGACATAGACTTCATAACTCTGCCGGTTATAGAGCTTCGTCAGGAAATCCTCCTCCGTCGTCGCCGATTCAAGAAACGTATAGGAGACGAGAATCCCGATCACGATTGCCGTCCATGAGAAATAGATCCGCGATTCGAACAGCTGGACGACCATTCCGACGATCGGCAGCGCAAAGAAAAGGAGGAAGAGACCGGTGACATACGAGGGCAGCCGCTTTCGATTCTTAATAACGAATGCGAACATATAGACATATTGACTGCCGAGGACGACGTAATGGACGTCTTTGAACGCGGCGCTGCTGTATTTATTGATGCCCGGTTCGACGTCGAAGTAGATAGGATGATAGATATTGATGAGAAGGACAGCAAGCGTCACGATGCTGAGCTGCTGGTAGTACATGCGTTTCTGCACACGGGAAGGATCTTTGAAAAGGTGGTAATCGACATACGACAGCATCAGACCGCCGAGGACCGGTCCGATCAGGAACAGGAGGAAGTTGGTCGAATACTCGAGTACGAATGCCCCGGGGAACAGCTTCTTGTCGAAAATCCACGTCATCGGTTCGAGAACGATCGCACAGGCGGTCGCTGCCATGATCGTCTTCAGCACCTTCTTCCCGAAGCTCTCCACCTTGGACTTCGCCCGCATGATCATATACAGGACAGCCAGAATGACAAGGGCAAATAGATTGATTTGAAACTGCACGATGATCTCCATACACCGCTCCCCTATACCGATAGATTTTCTTCTTACTTTCTACCTTTCTCCCATACTCTCCTGCATCCCGAACAGCAAAACGTCCTTTTTCAGTAAAAAAACAACAAAAAACGCCCTCATCCGAGGACGTTTTTCACCATCATTTTCTTTCAAGGAATGCACGCATATAACCATTGACCTCTGCCGGCTTCTCGTGGTGCGGCGCATGGCCGACCCCCGGCATACGGTGGATCGTGATATCCGGAACATACGCTTCGATCCCGTCCAGGTTACTGTTCTCAAAAGCGATATCGTCATCGCCCCAGATCAGGAGTGTCGGCGCTTCGAACGTGTCATACGGCAGGCGGAGCGGCTTCTTCAGATGCTCCTCGAACGGGAAGAAGGAAATCGCCCGGTAATAGTTCAGCATCGCGTTCATCGCTCCCGGCTGTGTCCAGGCATCGACGTATTTCTGCGCCTCCTCCTCGGTCAGGTAGCCTTTCTCGAGCCCCGGATAGGTCACAATCTTCTTCACCCGCTCCGCATCATTCTGAAGCAGGAGCTCATGCGCATCCGGACGCTGGAAGAATCCCATATAGCTGCTCGCTTCCCGCTGGGCCGGATTCTCCGCAAGCTCCCGACGGAACGTATGCGGATGCGGCGCATCGAACATGATCAGTTTTTTCACATAAGAAGGGTCCGTATAGGCAAGCGACCAGGCAATCGCACCGCCCCAGTCATGCGCGACGAGGATACATTCCTTCTCTCCGAACGCTTCGATCACTTTCTTCACATCATCAACGAGAATCTTCATCTTATAAGCCTCGACATCCTCCGGCTTATCGGAGAGGTTGTAGCCGCGCATATCGACCGCGACGACCTTATAATCCTCCGCGAAGGCTTCCATCTGATGGTTCCAGTTGTACCAGAAGTACGGGAATCCGTGAAGGAACAGCATCAGCTCTCCTTCTCCTTTGGTAACGTAATGAAGATGGACATCATTCACTTTTACATAGTCTTCTTTCCACATCTGCCTCATCCTTTCTGCTAAAACTTTCCACATCGAGACACTTTACTCCTCCCCCGGAATGGAATCAATGAAACAGACCTCTCTACTGAAAAAACAGGAAAGGAAGACTAACAATCAGGGAATCACGGAAACGATCTGAGCGGAAGGTCACAGAAGAGGCGGTCAGACAGTCGGAGTCGGCGTGTTCTTTTTTTGAAGTAAAAACGTTCCTTGCTCCGGTAAAGCCTCCAGACTCCCCTCTCCCCGTTCTTCAAATCTACCGAACTCTTTGCGGAAATACATTGGAATGTCTCCAACCGGGCCGTTCCGGTGCTTGCCGATATGGAGATGGATTTTATCCTTGTGTGCTTCATCCTGCGGGTCCTGGGATTGGTAGAGGAAAGTGATCATATCGGCATCCTGTTCGATATTGCCGGATTCGCGCAGGTCAGACAGAAGCGGAGGCTTCTCGCGGCGCTGGTCGACCTGGCGGGAAAGCTGGGATAGGAGGATGATCGGAATGTTATATTTCACCGCCATTTTCTTAAGGGAGCGGGTAATGTGGCCGATTTCGAGGTCGCGGCGTTCATGGCGGTCATTCGTGGACATCAGTTGGAGATAGTCGATGATGATCATCGGACGCGGAGGTTTATGTCTGCGAAGGTAAGCTCTCGTATGAGCGTGGATATCCTCGTAGGTAGAGGCGTGGGTATGGATGTCGAGTTCCCATTCGGAAATCCGCCCGACCGATTCCACGACGCCTTCATAATCGCTGTCGCTGAACATCCTCGACCGCCATTTCCTGCCGTTCACCGACGCATCCGCCGAAATCATCCGCTGCAGCAGCGGCTTGACGGCCATCTCCAGGCTGAAAATCTGGACACTGCCTCCGCCCTCACAATGATTGGCCGCAAGATGAAGCGCATAGGCCGTCTTCCCCATCGACGGACGGGCCGCCAAAATCACCAAATCGCCGGGCTGAATGCCGCCGGTTTTAATATCGAGCAGCTCATTACCTGTTCCATAACCGGTCTTCCCCTTCTCCGCTTCATCCATCTCACGGACGATTTCAAGCAGCGTTTCTTCGATCTGCTTGTCGGTGCAGTCCAGACTCAACTTGCGGTATTTCTCCGAGAACTGATAGAGTTCTTCGATTCCGTCATCTGTCGGGTCGTTCATATAGCGGGTACAGGCCTCTCCCAACGCCCTGTGACGATAGGCATCGAGGACGAGCCGCTGATCGTGCCGGAACGTAGTGGTCGTCGCAATCGATCCTGCCAGTTCCGCCAAATACCCGACGCCTCCCACTTTGCCGATTTCTCCCTTCAGCTCTGTCGTGACCGTGAGGATGGTGACCGGCTCGTTGCGCTCATGGATATTCTTCATCCCCTCATAAATCCGCCTGTGCCCGGGATTCGAGAAGTGGACCGGAAACAACAGCGCATCCTCCATCAATCCCCCATCCAACAAAATCGATCCGATCACTACTTGTTCTGCCGCTTCATTTATAAACATCCTGCGTCACCTTCCTCATCAGATTTTTCATCGCTTCTTCGAATTTCCGCTTCGTTTCCATGGATACTGCCGCCGCTTCCTGCGCCCATTTCCGTTCTTCTTCCAGCTGATCCTCCACTTCTTCCGGATACGACGCAATATCCACGAGCCGCGGTGGAAAAGGATTCTCCCACACATACGCCGTGAGACGCTTCATCACCGGTACATACTCCATCTTCTCGATTTCCGGGACAAGCATGGCGATCGTGTTCTCAGTAAGCTGGAATTTATCCGGATAGAAATCCTTGATCGTCTTCAGCACCTTTACCGCTTCTTCATACGTCATTGCTCCCGCTCCCTTCGGAATGCTTCGAACAGGTCTTCCCCGCCGCCTGCCTTCTCCTTCATCGAGTCGATGCGGTCCACATCAGCGACCGTCTTCACCCCGTCTGCCGCCCACCGTTTCAGGATCGCTTCACAATACCGGAAGAAATGCTTGTTCTGCTCCACGGAACGTTTGACGGCCTCGATCACAAGCCTGTCCGAAAGCTCCTCACACCAGTAGGTGATCCGTTCGATGATCAACGGATTCAATGGGCCGATATGCTGCTCGTAGAACGTATGAGGATCGATCAAAGGAGCGTCCGCCTCCTCATGCTTGTTTTGTTTCTTTTCCTTTTGTTTATATAAAGGGGCTGTCCCACGGGCTGTCCCATGGTCCGGCTCAAGGGCCGTTCCTCCGGCCGAACCGGCGGTCTGTTCCGGACCCAGCTGCGAGATCATCTCATACACCGGAGCACGGTTTCTCGCAACGAATGTGTGCTTGATATACCCCTTCTCCTTCAGCTCCTTCCGCGCCCGTTTGAAGGACGTTTCCGACAGGCGTGCCTTCGTCATGAGCACCATCGACGGCAGCGCGAACTCCTTCTTCCATCCTGCTTTGTTGTTGAAATGCATGAGCGACACCCAGAGGATCGCTGCTCCTGCGCTCATCTCCTCCATCTCCAATCGGTCCAGGAACACGTTCAACTCTTTCAAATAATTCATCCTTCCAACTCCTTTCATTCTCTGGAGGACTATAAAAAGCCTCTCAATCTATAATCGAAAGAACCTCGCATTTTGGTGTCACGTTTTTGCAAAAAAAATATTTTTTTCTGAAGAAATTCGAAAAACGATTCTGTTTACAAACCTAAAAAGTGGGAATATAATAGTCGTGTGTTAAGTTTTTACCTCAGGCAACTTTTTATGATAAAGGCAAAATATACAGAAACAGGTGAAGAAACATGAGTAGTACCAGCACAACCACATCCGCAGCAGAAGCGGTGCTGCGCGGGGATGTAAAGGGGCTGAAGCGTCTCCTTCCGTTCCTCGGACCCGCGTTCATCGCAGCCGTCGCCTACATCGACCCCGGGAACTTCGCAACGAACATCGCCGCAGGCTCCACCTTCGGCTACCAATTGTTATGGGTGATCGCCTTCTCGAATTTGATGGCGGTCCTGATCCAGTCGATGTCCGCGAAGCTCGGCATCGCGACCGGCCGTAATCTCCCTGAAGTGGCACGCGACCGCTTCTCGAAAAAGACGTCGATCTTCCTCTGGATCCAGAGCGAGCTCGTCATCATCGCGACCGATCTTGCCGAATTCATCGGAGCGGCACTCGGCCTGCACCTGATCTTCGGCATCGGCATGGTTCCTTCCGCCGTCATCACGGCACTTGCGAGCTTCGCCGTCCTTGAAATGCAGCGGAGGGGGTACCGCGCCTTCGAAACGACGATATCCGCCATGGTGCTGATGGTCGTCCTGGCCTTTGCGCTCCAGACGTTCTTCGCGCACCCTGACTGGACCGAAGTCGGCCACGGCATCGCCGTCCCGAGTTTCGAAGGCACAGACAGCATCATCCTCGCCGCCGGCATCCTCGGCGCGACCGTGATGCCGCATGCCATCTACCTGCACTCGGCACTCACGAACAAGCGCGTCGTCGGCAGGACCGAGAAAGAGAAGAAGCAGATCTTCCGCTTCGAATTCATCGATATCGTCCTTGCGATGATCATCGCCGGTGCCATCAACATGAGCATGCTCGTCATCGCAGCCGCCCTGTTCTTCGACCGCGACATGCGCATCGACGACTTGACCGTCATGTTCAACGAACTCGGCTCGACGCTCGGACCTTTCACAGCGATCCTGTTCGGCCTCGGCCTCCTGATCGCAGGACTCTCGAGCTCATCCGTCGGCACGATGTCCGGCGACGTCGTCATGCAGGGCTTTATAAGAAAAAGCATCAACCTGTACCTCAGACGGGCCATCACGATGATCCCGCCGCTTGCGATCATCCTCTCAGGCGTCAACGCGACGAAAGCCCTCGTCGCAAGCCAGGTCGTGCTGTCCTTCGGCATCGCCTTCGCGCTCGTACCTTTGATTATGTTCACAAGCAACAGGGAGATCATGGGCGGATTGAAGAACCATCGCGTAACGACGGCGGCCGCCTGGGTGATCTCTTTCATCGTCATCCTGCTGAACGCCTATTTGATCGTCGATACGTTCCTGTAAAAAAGCACAAAAAGAGCCGAACCTCGTCCTGAGGTTCGACTCTTTTTTTTCGTCTATGAAATTATCCTGCTGCCCGTTCGGTCTGATGCTCCGGGAACCTGCCCTTCAGCTTGTGGTCGAGCACGAAGTTTCCGAACGGAATCACGGAAGCGGCGAGGGCGCCGATCATCCATTTCTTGGACCAACGGACTTGATAGGTGACATAACCGACGACGAGGACATACAACACGAACAGCGCCCCGTGGATCATCCCGTTATACGTCACGAACTCCGGAATGTCCCATATATACTTCAACGGCATCGAGATGAACAAAAGAAACAGAAACGACAAACCTTCCAGGAATCCCGTCACTCTCAATTTTCCAATCGTTGTATTCAGCATGTGCAATCTCCTTTAATCAAGGTGTTAATAGAATCTACCTCCATCTTAATCGCTCGGATAGACGGGCGCAATCCATACGGGAGGGGGATTCCTGCCGTTACGCAGCCATTCCGTCCTTCCTTTCCCTTCCGAACGTTGATAGGACAGGCTTCACGGGGACGGAACTCCATGAATCGAGGGTTTGTGACAATTCGTTGAAACCTGCTTTTCTGCACAAAAACAGACACGGGAGCGCCTCCCATGTCCTGTCACCTAAAGCCCCTGTGGAAAGCGGAACACGTTGTACGGATCATACCGTTCATTCACCATGTC
This sequence is a window from Bacillus sp. SB49. Protein-coding genes within it:
- a CDS encoding DUF3817 domain-containing protein, with amino-acid sequence MLNTTIGKLRVTGFLEGLSFLFLLFISMPLKYIWDIPEFVTYNGMIHGALFVLYVLVVGYVTYQVRWSKKWMIGALAASVIPFGNFVLDHKLKGRFPEHQTERAAG
- a CDS encoding Nramp family divalent metal transporter codes for the protein MSSTSTTTSAAEAVLRGDVKGLKRLLPFLGPAFIAAVAYIDPGNFATNIAAGSTFGYQLLWVIAFSNLMAVLIQSMSAKLGIATGRNLPEVARDRFSKKTSIFLWIQSELVIIATDLAEFIGAALGLHLIFGIGMVPSAVITALASFAVLEMQRRGYRAFETTISAMVLMVVLAFALQTFFAHPDWTEVGHGIAVPSFEGTDSIILAAGILGATVMPHAIYLHSALTNKRVVGRTEKEKKQIFRFEFIDIVLAMIIAGAINMSMLVIAAALFFDRDMRIDDLTVMFNELGSTLGPFTAILFGLGLLIAGLSSSSVGTMSGDVVMQGFIRKSINLYLRRAITMIPPLAIILSGVNATKALVASQVVLSFGIAFALVPLIMFTSNREIMGGLKNHRVTTAAAWVISFIVILLNAYLIVDTFL
- a CDS encoding DnaD domain protein produces the protein MNYLKELNVFLDRLEMEEMSAGAAILWVSLMHFNNKAGWKKEFALPSMVLMTKARLSETSFKRARKELKEKGYIKHTFVARNRAPVYEMISQLGPEQTAGSAGGTALEPDHGTARGTAPLYKQKEKKQNKHEEADAPLIDPHTFYEQHIGPLNPLIIERITYWCEELSDRLVIEAVKRSVEQNKHFFRYCEAILKRWAADGVKTVADVDRIDSMKEKAGGGEDLFEAFRREREQ